The region ACACACGTGCTATGCCCCATCCTGGCTGTGGTTGTAAACATTATCAGTTTCGAGCTAAGGGCAGTCAAAAgttaaaaacacacatttttggAGGGTGAAGCACACCCTGCTGGTGCAGAGGCACCGGTGGAGGTTTGCTGTCGAATTCGGGGAGAGCGGAGCTGGAACGGAGAGCGGAGGGCTGTGAGCAGCACTGGTGTAGAAAAGGAGACCTTACCATGAAAGACTTTAATCCCATTTAGCTTTCTGAAGGGAAGCTTGATGTACCTTAGGGAGATCACTTCATCTATCTTTGCTGCtcaaaatgagaataaataacacttctttccttctgtcttcaTAAACTGGCAGGTTCGTAGAGACTACAAACCCCCTGGGTCTCTCGTTAGGCAACTGTGTCGTAGTTTGGACAATACAGCCATGACTTCTGCTGTAACATTAAGCTGCTACCATTAAATGAACGATAAATTAATGATGAATTAAATACCCATTGCTGTAGAGATAACAATAAATTATACATGCACCTGCTGCTGGAACCTGCTCTGATCTGGGGGCAAGCATCAGCTCTCTGATTCCTAACAGCCAGCTTTAAAAAGTAGCAGGGGTCATATTTCTTACTtataatttcttcattaaataacAATCCCATGCATCATCTCTGAGtaacaagaaacagaagaaaactgaaataaaactattGTGTTCCACCGTAGAATGGCACTAAAtattttttggctgtttttaGATATAGGAACTCGAACGAAAAGGGCATTTTACCAACAAAAGAGCTGACAGTGAATGTGATCAGTCACGCAACTCACTGCACGAGGCTGCTCCGAGAAGctctgcagcctctgcccaagcctgcagctctgctttgggGAACGCGCCGCTCTGATTCCTCCAGTTGCTGTTGCAAAGTGACGCCCAAGAGATTTTTAAGCTCTTGGCCAGATACCCCAGGAAAGCAGCCACGCTGGAGAAAGGATATTTTTAGGACTTGATAACAATAATTTGGTTCAGTGCTTAGTTAATCTCTACTCTCTAGACGCCAGAGTTTTCTCTAACCTATGAATGCACcgttattcacagaatcaatgaggttggaagatccctctgggatcatcgagtccaaccattgccctcacaccaccatgtcaaccagaccagggcactaagtgccatgtccaggcttttcttaaacccctccagagatggtgactccaccacctccctgggcagccccttccaatggctaatgacccttgctgagaagaaatgcttcctaatgtccaacctgaacctcccctggccaagcttgaggctgtgtcctcttgtcctatcactagttgcctgagAAAGAGGCCTATTATAACCTATcaacttattaaaaaataaattttcaggtGTTCTTTTGGGAACAATTTCTCAACTATGTGTTTACTCAAAGTATGGTCAAATAATATAGTTAAAGAACAAAGAGACCCCACACATGATAACGTGCaactcttgcttttatttctgcgTTATTCCTTTTGGAGACTTTTTCAATACTATGGATCTTAATAAAGAAGCAATTCCTGAATGAACTCCGTTACACACCTGGGATTCAGCAGAACAAGTTCATTACATGACTTTTCACCTGACTCCAGAGAAGATGTAGATTTATTGTCACTCTGCAGTGAAAGCCACCACCTTGTAGGTGATCTCCCACAAGTGACATATCTGGGGTAGGGTCTCATTGCGTTGATCACTCTCCTTCCACAGCCAGTCAGAGATCCTGAGTTTTGTCTTTTGCCTTACATTTTCTGCAAACTGTTGGGGAAAGTGAGGTGATGGGGATGTTGGGTGTTCAACTGTGACAGCAGAAGACTTAGGCACGTTGCCTCAAACAGTGCAAAGAGAGCATTTAGGGTGGGGAGCTTGGAGTCCCACCAAGGTGTTCATCACTTTCTGATAGCCACATCTCATTCTTGCAGCAAATGTTTCTTGGGGCAGATGAACACTTTCACAACCTTCTTTTTTATCTGTTGTGTCCGCACGCTGTACACCACGGGGTTCAGCAGCGGGGGGAAGAGCACGTACAGGTTGGCCAGGAGGATGTGGACGTGGTGGGGGATCTCCTGACCAAAGCGGTGTgttaaaacagtgaaaaaagcaGGAATATAGAAAAGTAATATAACACAGACATGAGAGCCACAGGTGCTGAAAGCCTTAAGACGGGCGGTCCTGGAAGGGAGTCTGAATAATGCCAGGAGAATTAAGACGTAGGAGACAGCAATGAGCACAACATCCACCACTATTGCTGCGAAAGGCACGGCGAGGCCATACAAGATATTGATGGAGATGTCGGCGCAGGCCAGCCGGGCGATGCCCATGTGCTCGCAGTAGGTGTGTGGGATGACGTTGTGCCCGCAGAACGGCAGCCTTCTCAGGAGAAATACACAGGGCAAAATGATGCAGAAACTTCTCAGCAAAGCCACCAGCCCAGTTTTGGCGACGGCTGATGGGGTCAGCACGGCCGCGTAGCGCAGCGGGGAACAGATGGCGACAAACCGGTCAAACGCCATGGCCAGGAGGATGACCGACTCCGCCGAGAAGCTGAAGTGCAGGAAGAACATCTGGGTGAGGCAGGCGCCGAAGGAAATCTCCCCCGCGCTGAACCAGAACAGAGCCAGCATCTTGGGCACCGTCGTGGTCGACAGCATCAGGTCGGCGATGGCCAGCATGGACAGGAAGAGGTACATGGGCTGGTGGAGGCTACGCTCTGTCCTTATGACAAACAACACGACAGCGTTTCCTAGCAGGGCAGCCAGATACATGGAGCAGAACGGGATCGAGATCCAGATGTGCAGCTTCTCCATGCCTGGGATGCCAGCCAGGACGAACGTTGCTGGCGTCAAGCTGGTGAGGTTGAACGGTGGCATGTTTCACCTGAAAGCCAAGGCAGAAGACACTGCTGAATGTTATTTTAGAGGCTTAAGCTCTTCCATCACTACCAAATGCCTTGTATCACCTTCTCTGATCTGCTGAGAGCCACAGCCAGGGGTATGGCCCTGAATTATGAAGACCTGTGGGCTGCAATGTGTGGCAGCATGCGTTTATACTCCTATTACGTGTAAATGGCAATGTCCAAGTTTTCTCCTCACTTGATTTTAACACGATGtaagtgtatttttcttccaagtacTTCCACTTAGACCAGAGTGAATGGAGAGAGAATCAACCCTtatttgagcaacctggtccagaggaaaggtgtccctgcctgtggcaggaactagatgatctttaaggtcccttccaacccaaaccagtctgtgattctataaatacCTTAAACTGGTGTTCTGTAACTCCAGAGTAAAAGGAAGAAGCTGGACAACGAGAGAGGAAAAGTCAAGTGTTTGCAGGGATGCACAAGATATTCTCAGCCATCAGGAACTGCAGAGGGGATAACTGGGAGCTCTAAGGTACCACGACTCACACTGGGTTAGAGAACAAAATCAGCTCAAGGTTTGAAGTTGACTGCCCCTGTTCCTTCCTTACCTCCAaacttctctctcccttcccttttgGTTTTAGGGCTGAAAAGCTTCTGGGATCCAGTTCGATTTGCTTTGCACCTCTTTGTCAGTGCGAATctagcagaaataaaatttaaccaGGCAGCTGGGAAGACCTTTGGGTCAGGAGAAAACCTGTGTGAGATGGAGTTGCCCCACCAGCCAAGGAAAGGGATGCACTGCTGCCCTGGAGAGCACTGGAGGCTGGATCAGACCCGGACTCACACAAGTTAAAATCAGATGCCACTTTTTTCAGCATCTCCTGCAGTAGCAGTCAGCTCCTAAATATCAAAACTCAAAATAAGCATTGCCCATAACACAGCCAAGACGAGAAAGTGATGCAAggacttaaaaacaaacagtgatGTTGCTGCATACCAAAATACTGACTCCATGTACGAGAAAGAAATTGTATCTTAACAGAGTCGATTCCCTGTTCACACtcaatgagagagagagacatttcGTGACTAAAACACCCTGAACCAAGCAAGTCCAAGGAGCCTGCTCCATAGAAACAAAACATGGCAGTGTTTTGTTACAGGCTGTAAAAATAGTCAAAATAATAACTAATTCTGTAAATGATTTAAACAAATTCAATATAAATATTGCAcgaaataaaaatatatgtggtATATTAACAGATAAAATATTATTCATGCTGACAGCACATATATTCTGCGCTGTCATACCAAAAGCTAGTCACCTCTTGCAAAATTCAAATGttaaaccacaaacaaacacGGATCCACTGCACCTGCAGGCAGGAATCCCAGTGCAGCCAGGAGGAGCCTCTCAGCACTAGACCCTTCCTCTTAATCTAATCATCACCGTAAACCTGCATTAACACAAATCCAGCTCCAAGGACACATCTCCCACCGCCACCTCTGAGCAGCCCCTTGGATTCTTCTTTCCTACAATCTTTTAATCCTAATTTAAACTAAAAGCTCtaacctagaaaaaaaaaaaatcacagagctGCCTAAGGATTACGGAAAGGTCTCCAGAGCCTGTTGGCGTCCCCGCAGGAGGCTTTAGCTGGGAGCAGCACTGGTTTGCCCCGCAcgcccccagcacccagcacccagcacaagGGGCTTCCCGGCGCTGCGGGGGGCGAGGGGACAGAGCCCCCACGCAGACACTTCAGCAGAGAGGTCAGGGAAACAAAACCGGGGTGGGAGAGAAAGGTTTCCTTGGTGATTTGTTGTCTTTTAAtaagataatgaaaataatacacATATTTCTCTGGCATGGCCTGAGCACGGCAGCATCTCTCCTGCGGGATGCTGCAGCTGACCCGGGCGAGCTGCGGGCACTGGCCCGGGTGGTCCACGCTGGGTTTGCTTTTGTCTCCATCACCCCGTGTGCGGTTTAACCCCGTCTGTAACCCGGCAACCCCAGCCCTCAAAACCACCCCGCCTGGGTTAGAGAGCGGCTGAGCTCCCAGGGCGGGGGGAAAGGCTCCGCGCAGACTGGTGCTAACAGGGAGTTTGGCATCCCTGCGCCGGGCTCCCAGTGTCCTAGAGATCCTCCTGGCCCCAAACCCACCACGCAAACAGCTCACCAGGTCCCCAGCCCTAGGAGGACCGCGGGTCCCCGGCTGCGCTCGGGGCTGCGGAGCCGGAGCCGGGGCGGTGCGGGCACGGGCACCTCTCTGTGGGGTCCCGGAGGCTGGAGGCAGCCCTGTgccctgctcagcagctccCTAAGTGCCCTCGGCTGCGGGGACGTGCCCTGGGACCTCGTCCCCCCGCTCCTCCAGCGCCACACACGTTATTCTCTGCAGATATTGGGCTCTGCGGCCGCCCTGCCTCCCTTCCCACCGGGCGTGCCATCATCCCGCATGACGATGATCATCATATATATCGTGATACATCATCATCATCCCCGCGGGGCTTTGCACCTCCCATCCTCAGGGCCCGGCTGGACCGATGGGATGGAGCTGCAGGTTGTGGCAAAACACAGTGAGGCTTTGGAAAAACAGGCGTGAGGAGTGCTAAAAAAGCAGTCTGAGTTATCGAAAGCGCCGCATAAACTCGCTGCAATTACTTTTGCAAATACCTTAGCACGTGTATAAATAGCAATCCGTGTTTTGAAGAGATTATTGAGCGTGATACAGACACTCCTGGTGATTAATGCAATAAAAGGGATTTGGAAGAGCTTCCCCACAGCAATGAGAGGGGCAATCTGTGGGCTGTGCTCTGTagggggtgggaggaagagtTTGGGGCTCTGGGATGGATGACTGGACACTGCCCTCCCCGGGTCGCTCGGTGACCacccctcccctcagcccctccgGGAATCTCACCATACACAGGGCAAGAAACACATTCGTCTGCAGGAACTGTTTTCTGCAGGCTGAATCATTTCAGCACAAATCAGCCCCCGAGCAGAGGCAGCGGGGGGTGGCACAGGCTCAGCAGCACGCCCACCCCTGAAGAAACACAGCAAGATTTTGACcattcaaaaaaattaattccacgAGAGCAActggcctacaggaaagctggagaggggcttttgacaagagcatggagtgacaggatgagggggaacggttttaaactgagagaggggagattgagatgagatctgaggtagaaattcttggctgtgagggtggtgagagcctggcccaggttgcccagagaagctgtggctgccccctccctggcagtgttcaagggcaggttggatggggcttggagcaacctggtctggtggaaggtgtccctgcccgtggcaggggggtgggactggatgggctttaaggtcccttccaacccaaaccagtctgggattctatAATGCTCAGGGCCAGCACAGGGACCTGGAGGATAGCTGCAGGATCGATGCTGCGGTGGCATCACTGCTCCAGGCACCTGGAAAAGCGTGGTCAGTGCTATCAAGGATGACGTTGGGCAGATGATGTCCATCgtcctggccaggctggaggtgTGTGCCTGCAATTGCCCACCactgctgcctgtgccagggAAGGAGCCAGCGCCGGGGGACGCGGGTGGGCACCGAAGCTCAGCCGTCTGTACGAATCGGTGGCACTGCTTTCCCCGGGGAGGTTCCAGCCAGCAGCCAGACTCTCCAACGATCCCCGGGCACAGGAGCTGGCAGTGCCCAGGGCTGGCTCAGCCCCCTGATTCGCAGGGTGGTGGGCACCCCAGACACAGGCTCCTCTGCACCTTCCAGGCTCCTGGTGGTGTGCCCAGGCACCTTGAAGGAAGTCCAGCTCCCAAGGATGAGGACAAGCTTGCCAAGGAGATAGAGAGCTGAAGTTTGTCAGCCCAGCTGCCCCCGTGGACAAGGACAAGAGTGAAGGATGTGAAAGCAGTGGCAGAGCTCGTGCTGTCCCGCAAGCACAAACGGTCCTTGCGCTCCCCACCACAGCCTGCGAGTGGCCACAGTCGCCCATCAACTGCCAAACCACACCCAAAATCCCGTAGAGAAGCTGAGCAAAGCCAGGACGTcatttttgtggggaaaaaatatctacaTTCAGTGATTTCTTCATGTGCCATGAGCTCCTCCCAGGTTTaacaaaatataagaaaaaaaagttaaaatgtgtttaaagtTGCACTTTTTTGTAACTGAAACCTTAAAACTGCTCGAAATTTGAACcacaagcattttaaagaaGGACTTTGGTCCACCAATCTTCTGTGTGTAAATGCTCCATCGATTTTTAACGCACTTTCTGAGATGCCCTATTCTATTCCTCCTCATCTCCAGCCACTGGTCTAGAGGGACACGGGTGTCTTGTAGGTCCTGTGTCACATCTACCAGCCCCACGTGGATGTCTCAGATGCCCAAGGGCATCTCTGGTGGTGCTGGGCTCCTTCGCTTGAGAACGGAGCCATGCCAAGATCTCCACTGGCGGAGGCTGGGTGCACAACTCGGATCTAGATCCTTACGTTTTGGTGTCTACCACACACACCTATCTCACTCCAGCATCAGCCCTGGACAATCAGCCCAGCACAGGTCACAAAGGCTCTGCacacccatagaaccatagaaccgttttggttggaaaagacctttaagatcatcgagtccaaccataacccagcactgccaaggccaccactaaaccatgtccctcagcaccacatctacacggctttgACTTCAGGGGCAGCCATTGTCATCTGAGTCCTCAAGCATGGCCCCAGGCAGAGGGGGCAGCACGATTCTGAAGCATCAGTGCCAGGTTTAACCATCTGAGAAGTTTGCAAAATCTTGACTTGGTGCAGCCAACACACTCCTTAGGCCATGGCTGCTGCATGGAGACCCCAATGAACCTGTTGATCACCAACCCTGGGATAAACTACATCCCTGTGGCcaagaggagagggcagggctgAAGCTTTTGTCCATCAGTGAACAGAGGATGTGACCAAGAAGTGCttgagtccccatccctggagggatttaaaagatgagtagatgtggtgctgagggacatgggttagtggtggccttggcagtgttaggttaatggttggacttgatgatcttcaaggtcctttccaacccaaacactTCCATGATTCTAAGAGCAGCTTGGCAACTGCTGCCAGACGCTGGTGCTGCCATAGGGAATTAGCTTGATCCCAGCAGGTCAGAAGAAGCACGGCCGCTGGCACATGCATCGTCACACATGGGGTCTGCCATGAGAGACACGGGGCATTTTCCAGCCACAGTCTACGGTCACCAAGCCCATCTCCCCAAGGCCAACCCTCCAATCACCTCCAGAAAGGCGAGTAAAGAGGGTgtagggagaaagaagaaacaaggcGCAAAATAGCAAGGAGAGACAGGACACAGAGTCTGAATTTGGCAGAAGAAGAGTGGCTGAAGAACGATAAATGGggcaggtggaggaggaggtgaaagAAACAGGTAGAAGACCTCTCACTGGACATATTGTAAGGGAAGGATGCTGGGAGAGGAAATGCTTGCAGAAGAAATTAGTGTTTAGGATTTGCTAATGGGAGAAGCTCTGAACTGGTGCATGAAACTAAAAACCTCTGTGCAATAGGTGGGTCAAAACCAACTGTGAACATATTCGGGATGAAAATCTGACTTACAGCCATCGCTGATGGTTGCCATAACCCCCATGGACTTCACTCCCGTGGAGAAGCAGTGGCAGAAATGACAAATTGACTTTCAAAACAGCGtttcacaggatcacagaatcaatgaggttggaagagccctctgggatcatcgagtccaaccattgccctgacaccaccatggcaactagaccagggcactaagtgccatggccagtcttgtcttaaacccctccagagatggggactccaccacctccctgggcagccccttccaatggctaatgacccttgctgagaagaaatgcttcctaatggccaacctgaccctcccctggccaagcttgaggctgtgtcctcttgtcgtatcgctggttgcctgggagaagaggccgactcccacttcactacaacctcccttcaggtagttgtagacatTCAACCATCAAGGATCTAAAACCTCCACCCCCCCAAGATCCAAAACCTCAGACCTCATGATCTAAAACCTCCACTGAGAGTCCAaaacctccatccctgggatccaaaacagaatcaatcaatcactgaggttggcagagccccctgggatcatcgagtccaaccattgccctgacaccaccatggcaactagaccagggcactaagtgccatggccaggcttttcttaaacaactttcttaaaagtcttttcacGGCATCCACGTGGCACGtgcaaaaagtaaaagaaatctCAAAAACTTTGGGAGATGATAAGTGGAAGTCAATGGAGTCACTGCAAGAAACACCCCTCTGTCCTCAGGGAAGGCTTTTCATGCTTATGTGCACCAAGGAGTCAAGCCTGTGCCTGGAGTGGAGGTCTTGCTTCAGGTTTGTTCTGAGTTGAGCTCTGTGTGGTTTGAAGGAAAACGCTCTTCAGCTGCACTTGAGCTCTTTGCTGAGCAGAGACAAGCACGGCTTTCATCGTGAACAAGGCTCGAGTGTTCTGAGCTAAAGTGCCacatttccattcatttttattgctcttcACGAACAGTGGTGCTTTATTAATTGTTCTTcatctgcagagctctgtgggTAATAAATGAGAGTAGCGAAGCTTAATGATTTCACTTCATCTCACCTCCATCATCATAATGTCTCAGCAAATGTTagttaattaataaaaatcccCACTACACGGACAGGCAGGTAATAAATAGCACAtccctgtgagctgtcctgCCTACAAGGAGAGGGTAACTCAGCAGCCAGGATGGAGTTACTGGTTGACTGGTTTGCTCTCATGTTTTAGAGGTCCCTCCTGGTCCCCAAAGGTCCCTGACAGATCCCCTGAAGGGTCGTGGCTGTTGGGAACCTGCTGATTGCAGTTCCCTGACCCCACTGCACAGCCTGCTCAGGGTCTCGGCAGGTTTATTAGAGAAGGAATAGTAGTACAATAAATCCACTGCTCTTTTCTAAAATCAGAAATGAGGATTAAAATCAGCTACAAGGCTTAGAGCAGGAAGAGCTGCTGATCTCAGCCTCAGAGCTCCCAAATTCCTCTCCATCGTGGTTCACAAAACGCTAAAATAGGTCCTGGTCCCAAAGCACTTTCAGTCTAAGGCAAGGACAGGGTAAAACTCACACCTGATCCCCAGGTCCCTGCTTGCCCCAGGCTGGTGCACGCAGGATTAAACCTCCACCAAGAACCCAAAACCTCCACCTCTGGGATTCAAACCTCCACTGAGGATCCAAAACCTCCATGCCTGGGAACCCCTTTGGGATCCAGGACCGGGCAATAAATTTTGCAGAAGTTGCTGTGGTTGGGGTGGTGGTGAGTGATGGGGCGGTGAGGACTCACCGAGGTTGCTTCGGGGACAACGTGAAGGTCTGCAGGGCTTGTGCAATCCCATGCCATCTTCCTCATCCTTAGGCAATGGGCTGGTCACACCACCCATTTTCAGTAGATGTGGTCCTACAACAGAAAATATACTAACAACTGGCTTACTGGTGTTACTAGTGAGAGTATGAGTACTTGCAAACTTTTGAAGCCTGTGTAGTGGTGCTAGCAGATATAAGAACCATCCCCTTCCTCTCTCTACCACTTGGTTTGAATTTCTGGgccccttctccatccctttcTGCACCCAGAATGGGCTAGCTTTAGATTTGAGTGCCAGCTGTAGCTCAGAGGAGTCCCTAACGTGCCCTCTGGAAGCTAGGAGAGATGTCcacctggctgtgctgctgctggcctgCTGGATTTGGACCTCGGGTGTGGACAAAGGGACCAGCCAGCCCAGTGGGACCTGGTGGCCAGAGCAGGGGTATAATGCCAGGGTGATCCACAGCTGGTCTTGGAGGCTTTGGGACTGAGCGGATGGACCATGGGTCTGTGTCCCCCCATTCCTGATGTCACACCCCAAAGAACGGGCAGTTTTACTAGGGGTTGCCTCCTCTCAGCCCTGTTTTCAAGGGAAAGGGACCTGTTTTAGGTCTGTGAACGGAGGGGAAGGCAGAAGTGTCCTCCCAGGGCCTGACTGTGCctgtggggtggggatggagacTGTCCCTGCCCTCGACACAGTCACCTGAGGCAGCATTCCTGGAGCATCCCCGCTGAGCaaattttgctgaattttaCACAACCCCTCCAGCAACCCCAGAGTCACCAGCGCACCTCAGCCTCCTTCATCCTGCGGTGCACGTTTCAGTCCAGGTTTTGCCTGTGAACGTCTCCATTCACGTGTTTAACTGCAGATTCATCCCACCCACAGCCCTTGGGGACTGGAAATCAGCAGGTCTGGGTAATGTGTGCCCGAGGGGTCTGGAAGAGCCGGTGGAGGAGCCACCAGGCCTGCAAGTCGTCCTTAAGTATCCCCAGGCTCAGAAAAACtagtgaaaaaaggaaaaggaaaaaaataaccccatTGTGACATGTGCTAATATTAAAAAGGGAGATGGGATTGTTGGAGAAATTTGAAACTGCTTAATTTGATGTTAGCTCCgaataaaataatggaaaagt is a window of Nyctibius grandis isolate bNycGra1 chromosome 2, bNycGra1.pri, whole genome shotgun sequence DNA encoding:
- the LOC137677567 gene encoding olfactory receptor 52B2-like — protein: MPPFNLTSLTPATFVLAGIPGMEKLHIWISIPFCSMYLAALLGNAVVLFVIRTERSLHQPMYLFLSMLAIADLMLSTTTVPKMLALFWFSAGEISFGACLTQMFFLHFSFSAESVILLAMAFDRFVAICSPLRYAAVLTPSAVAKTGLVALLRSFCIILPCVFLLRRLPFCGHNVIPHTYCEHMGIARLACADISINILYGLAVPFAAIVVDVVLIAVSYVLILLALFRLPSRTARLKAFSTCGSHVCVILLFYIPAFFTVLTHRFGQEIPHHVHILLANLYVLFPPLLNPVVYSVRTQQIKKKVVKVFICPKKHLLQE